GTTTACGGACAATATTGATGACTCAAACATCTTCCATCTTAATCAGAGAGGAATCTCTATCTCACTTGTCTGAATGACTCTCCAACCAAAGTGGGTGGTGTAAGGGGCAAGTTTTATGATCACGAAGAAATTTCAACACAGTGAGATTTACCAGGAAACCAGCAGATACTGAAGGGAAGATTAAACCTAGACTGGGAACAATCTCATTTTCAGTCATGAAGTCTTCTGTCTACATCCTCTGGATTTCAAAAAGGCGGACATCAGTGTCGTACCAGATAGGAGGGTCCACATtgctagaaaaacaaaacaaaatacatggGTTTCAGTCAGCGTGAAAAGATGTCAGTCTCCATAATGTGTGACATAATACGCCTGACTCACCGCAAATAAACAACACCCCACATATAGGTGCGAAACCACATGGCAGTGCCTGCATTGGCCTGATACTTTCTGATGAGGATGGGATGAGGAACTGGCAGCAGGCCCACTAGTGTGCCATGCTGCAGGAATTTCAGGATCTCTGATTCATCTGTCAGACCCCTGTAGTGAATCAAAGAGCAAACTTCAGCACCATTTTTGATAATATTACATAAGAGGTAGTATATTACATGCTCACTAAAAAAGAAGTGTTTACATACTTGTCGATGCAGATCTTTTCCACTTGGGGAACTAGCACTTGTAGGAGACGCATGATAGTCTGCAGGGGTAGCTTACACTTCCAAGAGAGGACCTAggacaaaaacagtaaatctgaaTTGAGTGCTCATTCTGTTAAGCATTCAACATCCATTAAAAACTGAAGAACAGGCTGAGGGTGAAAGAGTTTACTGACCCATTCTGGTGTGGGAGCCCAGAAGGATGTTGAAGACGCGCTCGACAAACGTCTTCTCTCCATTTCTGCTTCAGTGTAGAAAACATCCTGACAATGGCAAGAAATAGATTACAAATATGCATATAGAGCACATTTAAACAAACTCATTTACACAGTGAAGACACACTTACTTCATTGTCTCTGCCTGAGTTTGACTCAGTGTCACTGGTCCCAGCGGCTGCACTTTGGTCTGAGTGGGTTGTGTGTGGGGAGTCTGTCTTTGGGACTGACACCATGGTGCCATCCTCTGATACCTGGGACTTCTCCGTTAGTTTATCAATGCCTGCGGTAAACAATAAATCAGAGGTCACTGATTAAGAATGACTACACCAATGTGCCTGgacatatttgatatttttaaaatctgcagctgaaaatggTCCAAACAAGTACTTTTTCCTGAAAAATTCTTTGAGATTTTCTGCTGCAACAGCTAGTTTGTTGAGAGGTTGACCATTAGTTCACTTCACTCTTATCAACGTATCCCAAAAATTATGGACAAAACAAATACTAGACACCAACTCTaaatcatcttcatcatctcaGACATCTGTAGTTCTCCCTCGGTGCCCTAATGcactgtatgtatgtgttatGTGTGGCATACGTACTTCACAGTGAATACACGGTACTCTAATTACAAAATTTGAAAAGTACAGTTACATCTAAATGGCAGTACCTGGGATAGCGACCAGACTGGCCTTGAGTGTACCAGGCTCTGCTGGCACTGCAGGGTGTGAGCCCTCCATGGACACAGTCTCTTGGGAGCTTGTACGTGAAATGACATCTGGTgattttttcttcctctgcaaAGCCTTCTGGATGGAAGCGGGATCAGAGGGCAGGTTGGCCAGCTGATGGAACACATTACGTTTGCGGATGATGGCATACACCAGGTTGCAGTTTCCTGGcagtgagagaaagagggacGGGCAAACATGTCAAAACAAAATCCATTTAATTCCATACAAGCACAGAATTTCTCCAGCTTTTTTTCTCACCGTCAAACTGGTACTGGATAATGTTGTTGAAAGCCtcgagaaggaaaaaaacaaggtgATGGTTCTGGGCTGCAGAGAAGAGGAACCAGCAAGTGGAGAAGGCCTCCAGCAGGTGGAGCAGTTTATTAGCAGCTACCATGGACAGGCTCTTTAAATAAGGGgaaactgaacaagaagcagaaaaaatctTAAGAAtgcaacaaagcaaacattAAAAGTTATTGTAACTTTCACTAGAACATAAAATGTGACAACAATTTCTAATGACATGGAAGAGCATTTACATGTTACTGTTGCATATAAAATATACGTATTGCCCAACAGATGGCACCAAAGCTATTTACCATTTACAACAATGGTGAGAAGGCAGTCAAAGAGAGGCTGGAGACGCTGATGGCCTGTAGTGATTATCTTGTGGAACACctagaaaacaaacacagtgacagACTTGACTGTTATTTCATAGAGCAGTAATCAAGATTGTTGTGGTTTTAGCAATGTAGCAGGAGTGCCAATCTCACCACTATAAGCAGGTCAGCATGAGTCCCTGTGAACACTGGGATGTCCATAGGCACATGGATGGAATAGGGCTTATTCAAGCGTACACCAAAGTTTCTCTCTCcactcagcagcagcaaaatgaacacGCCAATGTGCATGAGTCCAACACGTGCTGCAGCAaggaattaaaattaaaaaaaacaaaaaaacgagttatttttttctgtatgtctaGTTGAGATTTTTCATGCGCAATGAAGCATCTGAGGAGGCTCACACTGGTCAGCTCTTGCATCATTTAGGTAGTAAAGTATAGGAACCAGAATATCCAGAACATCACTGCTCTTCAGGACAAAAAACAGGAACTTCTGTAATGGGAACACAAAGTGGATTGTGAGCATAGACCTGTCTAATGCCTCACCTGAGGAaagaaatgcttcattttatgtctttccaACCTTATTGAAGTCACAGAGTTTCCAGAAAAGCACCAACAGCTCCTGGTGAAACTGGATCTTCTTGGTGGAGTTCGGTAGGTATGTCTGAGTCAAAGGGTTGGTTAGGAGACGAGCTAGGCCCTTTAGGACAAAGTCAAAATCCTGCCAGTGGGAAAGCACAAACATAGCTTTGGAAAAGTGATCTTGACAGGAAAGATCTTCATGTGCGTTTTTATTTAATCGAAACAACGGTAAGCATACCTCCTCTCTGTGAATCCTTGACAAATAATTCACAAACAGGTTCTCAGGGCCTGCAGACTGCACAAAGATAATAAGATTTTTTTGAATGATAGCAAAAACGTGTCATATTTTCACCAAATTGATTTCTTCATCTTTGCCTTGACGTACCTCTTGTTCTTCCATGCTGGATGGAGAGGCTGGATGATGGGGGACCCCTCCATCGTGCTCCAGCGTCACAATGAGGATCTGTACAGCCTGCTCCACCAGCTGCTCCCGGTAGTCAGAGAAAAGCAGGTGGTTGTACGGGATGCCGTATCCCACTGGATCATAGGCGCATACCACATTCAGAAGGGATGTGAACAGAGGC
This portion of the Amphiprion ocellaris isolate individual 3 ecotype Okinawa chromosome 19, ASM2253959v1, whole genome shotgun sequence genome encodes:
- the hid1a gene encoding protein HID1 encodes the protein MGSTDSKLNFRKAVIQLTTKTQPVEATDDAFWDQFWADTTTTVQDVFALVPAAEIRAVREESPSNLATLCYKAVEKLVQGAESGCPSEREKQVILNCTRILTRILPYIFEDQDWRGFFWSTVPGAGHAGTDELDDDDGARPLAESLLLAVADLLFCPDFTVHSHKRGPDSIENMQSIDSCEYIWESGVGFAQSPPLNYIHDLNRTELLRLLLTCFSEAMYLPPSSDNNVLNPWVTFFCSTENRHALPLFTSLLNVVCAYDPVGYGIPYNHLLFSDYREQLVEQAVQILIVTLEHDGGVPHHPASPSSMEEQESAGPENLFVNYLSRIHREEDFDFVLKGLARLLTNPLTQTYLPNSTKKIQFHQELLVLFWKLCDFNKKFLFFVLKSSDVLDILVPILYYLNDARADQSRVGLMHIGVFILLLLSGERNFGVRLNKPYSIHVPMDIPVFTGTHADLLIVVFHKIITTGHQRLQPLFDCLLTIVVNVSPYLKSLSMVAANKLLHLLEAFSTCWFLFSAAQNHHLVFFLLEAFNNIIQYQFDGNCNLVYAIIRKRNVFHQLANLPSDPASIQKALQRKKKSPDVISRTSSQETVSMEGSHPAVPAEPGTLKASLVAIPGIDKLTEKSQVSEDGTMVSVPKTDSPHTTHSDQSAAAGTSDTESNSGRDNEDVFYTEAEMERRRLSSASSTSFWAPTPEWVLSWKCKLPLQTIMRLLQVLVPQVEKICIDKGLTDESEILKFLQHGTLVGLLPVPHPILIRKYQANAGTAMWFRTYMWGVVYLRNVDPPIWYDTDVRLFEIQRM